Proteins found in one Etheostoma spectabile isolate EspeVRDwgs_2016 chromosome 14, UIUC_Espe_1.0, whole genome shotgun sequence genomic segment:
- the kdf1b gene encoding keratinocyte differentiation factor 1, whose protein sequence is MSNGSPGSLRQSSGPASSRYGRSWSSSQGVSYEERCVDPVEDRLPTPEPKTVHKAHLKDANGKVSETIGFIPGSVEPPSATQTCNPCAPPGSCRTFVCSVLTCGLYRVCQRSVLAPCLAPNESSPDEPEKVSLRSVNPGDNKEEDGTDWPWDVRIAGVKVDSLGEDLDVETKSPSYVPPRGGHTQPRHASLHESMGIDDVEDGEEDVDSLITKKLLELYSEYQIEELARCTSDSVFLRKSKAINQLINSLAEEHNIGERDAECRLVRGIIRISTRKSAKRRPHISRMERTLSDSGNETMRGSDSFTFSNNNDSKSNPNIQISELTSSDKCAREMWRTNGGHNSTSPTAYSSSHRETDSTGVPLIRTSVRT, encoded by the exons ATGTCCAACGGCAGCCCTGGCAGTCTGAGACAAAGCTCAGGGCCCGCCAGCTCCAGGTATGGACGCAGCTGGAGTAGCAGCCAGGGGGTGTCCTACGAGGAGCGCTGTGTGGACCCAGTGGAAGACAGGCTCCCCACTCCAGAGCCAAAGACAGTCCACAAAGCTCACCTGAAAGATGCTAATGGAAAGGTGTCAGAAACCATCGGCTTCATTCCAGGCTCAGTTGAGCCTCCCTCTGCGACACAAACCTGCAATCCCTGCGCTCCTCCGGGTAGCTGTAGGACCTTTGTGTGCAGCGTGCTCACCTGCGGCCTGTATAGGGTCTGTCAGCGTTCCGTCCTCGCTCCATGCCTGGCGCCAAACGAGAGCTCCCCAGACGAACCAGAGAAGGTGAGCCTCAGATCCGTGAACCCAGGAGACAACAAAGAAGAGGACGGCACAGACTGGCCATGGGACGTTCGCATCGCCGGAGTCAAAGTCGACAGTCTGGGAGAGGATTTAGATGTTGAAACCAAATCTCCATCGTATGTGCCTCCGCGTGGTGGTCACACACAGCCCAGGCACGCTTCCCTGCATGAGTCTATGGGGATTGACGACGTGGAGGATGGCGAGGAGGACGTGGATTCTCTGATTACTAAGAAGCTGCTGGAGCTCTACTCTGAGTATCAGATCGAAGAGTTGGCCCGGTGCACCTCGGACTCTGTGTTTCTGAGAAAGAGCAAGGCCATCAACCAGCTCATCAACTCACTGGCAGAGGAGCACAATATAGGCGAGCGAGATGCCGAGTGCCGACTCGTGCGCGGCATCATCCGCATCAGCACCCGGAAGAGCGCAAAGAGGAGGCCGCACATCTCCAGGATGGAGAGGACGCTGTCGGACAGCGGGAATGAGACAATGAGGGGGAGCGATTCCTTTACGTTCAGCAACAACA ATGACTCCAAATCAAATCCAAACATCCAAATATCTGAACTGACCTCCTCTGACAAGTGTGCCAGAGAGATGTGGAGGACCAATGGAG